The Citrifermentans bemidjiense Bem genome window below encodes:
- the tolQ gene encoding protein TolQ: MGMFASTGLVVKLVLFLLLYFSVVSWGIIFYKLLQVSRANGASERFLDFFWKAKRFDAISGQLDRFANSPLTVLFQEGYGELKKLQEKIEEKADPTSISTDLGGIDNIARALRRATTSEITRLEKYLTFLATTGATAPFIGLFGTVWGIMTAFEKIGQTGSASLAVVAPGIAEALIATAIGLVAAIPAVMGYNHFQHKIKVLISEMDSFSTEFLNIVQRNFAGR; the protein is encoded by the coding sequence GTGGGCATGTTCGCTTCGACCGGCCTGGTCGTAAAACTGGTTCTTTTCCTTTTGCTCTACTTCTCGGTCGTCTCCTGGGGCATCATCTTCTACAAGCTGCTGCAGGTCTCCCGCGCCAACGGCGCCTCCGAGCGCTTTCTCGACTTCTTCTGGAAGGCCAAGCGCTTCGACGCCATCAGCGGTCAGCTGGACCGCTTCGCCAACTCCCCCCTTACCGTGCTTTTCCAGGAAGGGTACGGGGAGCTGAAGAAGCTCCAGGAAAAGATTGAGGAGAAGGCCGACCCCACCAGCATCAGCACCGACCTGGGGGGGATCGACAACATCGCCCGCGCCCTGCGCCGCGCCACCACCTCCGAGATCACCCGCCTGGAAAAGTACCTGACCTTCCTGGCCACGACAGGCGCCACCGCCCCCTTCATCGGCCTCTTCGGCACCGTCTGGGGGATCATGACCGCCTTCGAGAAGATCGGCCAGACCGGTTCCGCCTCGCTCGCCGTCGTCGCCCCGGGGATCGCCGAGGCGCTCATCGCCACCGCCATCGGCCTCGTTGCGGCGATACCCGCCGTCATGGGGTACAACCACTTCCAGCACAAGATCAAGGTGCTCATCTCGGAGATGGACAGCTTCTCCACCGAGTTCCTCAACATCGTGCAGCGCAACTTCGCGGGGAGATAA
- the tolR gene encoding protein TolR: MEFGNRDNGDRGTMSQINVTPLVDVMLVLLIIFMVTAPMMQQGVQVNLPKADTKALAPKEDTLVVSLEQSGKTFINSSEISQDQLKEKLTSMLAGREKREVFLKADQAVPYGEVVKVMAQIKGAGVERLGMVTESPQRR, translated from the coding sequence ATGGAGTTCGGCAACAGGGATAACGGCGACCGCGGCACAATGTCGCAGATCAACGTGACGCCGCTGGTCGACGTCATGCTGGTGCTTTTGATCATCTTCATGGTCACGGCGCCGATGATGCAGCAGGGGGTCCAGGTGAACCTCCCCAAGGCGGACACCAAGGCGCTGGCCCCCAAGGAGGACACCCTGGTGGTCTCCCTGGAGCAGTCCGGCAAAACCTTCATCAATTCCTCCGAAATCTCCCAGGACCAGCTCAAAGAGAAGCTCACCTCGATGCTGGCCGGCAGGGAGAAACGCGAAGTCTTCCTAAAGGCTGACCAGGCGGTCCCCTACGGCGAGGTCGTGAAGGTGATGGCCCAGATCAAGGGGGCGGGAGTCGAGCGGCTCGGCATGGTAACGGAGTCCCCGCAGCGGCGATGA
- a CDS encoding energy transducer TonB translates to MRKQLTRRYPGPQGMFALSFVCHLVVFLIIAKWQLSPELHPDDTPVTYVDMVTLPVASPQAGTPAPAAEAEKEAAPPPPAAPAAPAMVQPAKPAKPAKPAAKAPAAEPKGKSAPANPAAQAQEFNERLAKLERVAQDKRQAEVMERLRKKGSQQTGMPGAKGTEAGSDYPSYLQSRLKDALKEVMVSQTKSPQVIATITVSGDGRIAEYHVEKGSGDPLFDDAVHRAVTLAGKSLVPPPGGAPFKRMFRFRPEGVGIR, encoded by the coding sequence ATGAGAAAACAGCTGACACGCCGATACCCGGGGCCGCAGGGGATGTTCGCGCTCTCCTTCGTCTGCCACCTGGTCGTGTTTCTGATCATAGCCAAGTGGCAACTCTCACCGGAATTACATCCGGACGACACCCCGGTCACCTACGTAGACATGGTCACCCTCCCCGTCGCCTCGCCTCAGGCCGGCACCCCCGCGCCTGCGGCCGAGGCGGAGAAGGAAGCTGCCCCTCCCCCGCCTGCCGCGCCTGCTGCACCGGCCATGGTGCAGCCCGCCAAACCGGCGAAGCCCGCGAAACCTGCGGCCAAGGCTCCGGCGGCGGAGCCCAAGGGGAAGTCCGCGCCGGCGAACCCCGCGGCCCAGGCGCAGGAGTTCAACGAGCGGCTGGCGAAACTGGAGCGGGTCGCCCAGGATAAACGGCAGGCCGAGGTCATGGAGCGGCTGAGGAAGAAGGGAAGCCAGCAGACCGGGATGCCCGGGGCCAAGGGAACCGAGGCCGGGAGCGACTACCCCTCGTACCTCCAGTCCCGCCTCAAGGATGCACTCAAGGAAGTCATGGTCTCGCAGACCAAGTCGCCGCAGGTGATCGCAACCATCACCGTGTCCGGCGACGGCAGGATCGCGGAATACCATGTGGAAAAGGGATCAGGGGACCCGCTTTTTGACGATGCGGTCCATCGGGCCGTGACGCTGGCCGGCAAATCGCTGGTCCCACCGCCGGGCGGCGCGCCGTTCAAGCGCATGTTCCGCTTCAGACCGGAAGGGGTCGGTATCAGATGA
- the tolB gene encoding Tol-Pal system beta propeller repeat protein TolB: MRIILLLAMLLLAPQMAQAAEGYIDVTAPVSRKLKLFPAPATGLAGQVPPEVSRELSELFGMDLGLAGPFEVSGDGAGADLILKSSYSAQGGNITLECRLVDRVLNREITAKRYSGSAKELRRMGHAFSDEVLRAVTGEKGPFTGKIAYVTKASGNKEIFVMDYDGHNPQRLTNNGSINLNPDFAPSGKEIIYTSYKKGNPDLYRRELFTGLEARISSRSGLNATGAYSPDGSKIAMVMSKDGNSEIYLISREGKELARLTNNHAIDVSPAWSPDGSRIVFVSDRLGKPQVFIMNADGGNVHRLTANGAYNVTPRWSPKGDRIVYARQGGGGFQIYAINADGTQDTQLTSAGSNEHPRFSPDGRFIVFSSTRDGAEAIYLMRADGSGQTRVSPNKSQNSHPTWSVNW, from the coding sequence ATGAGAATAATATTGCTGTTGGCCATGCTGCTCCTGGCGCCTCAAATGGCGCAGGCGGCAGAGGGATATATAGACGTAACGGCCCCGGTGAGCCGCAAGCTCAAGCTCTTCCCGGCTCCCGCCACCGGCCTCGCCGGGCAGGTGCCCCCGGAGGTGTCCAGGGAGCTCTCCGAGCTGTTCGGGATGGACCTGGGATTAGCCGGCCCCTTCGAGGTCTCCGGGGACGGCGCGGGCGCCGACCTGATCCTGAAAAGTTCCTACAGCGCGCAGGGGGGCAACATCACCCTGGAGTGCCGACTGGTGGACCGGGTGCTGAACCGCGAGATCACCGCCAAGCGCTACAGCGGGTCAGCGAAGGAATTACGCCGCATGGGGCACGCCTTCTCCGACGAGGTGCTGCGCGCGGTGACCGGGGAAAAAGGTCCCTTCACCGGCAAGATCGCCTACGTGACCAAGGCCTCCGGCAACAAGGAGATCTTCGTCATGGACTACGACGGGCACAACCCGCAGAGGCTCACCAACAACGGCTCCATCAACCTGAACCCCGACTTCGCCCCCTCCGGCAAGGAGATCATCTACACCTCCTACAAGAAAGGGAACCCGGACCTGTACCGCCGCGAACTCTTCACCGGGCTCGAGGCGCGCATCTCCTCCCGAAGCGGCCTGAACGCCACGGGCGCCTACTCCCCAGACGGCAGCAAGATAGCCATGGTGATGAGCAAGGACGGCAATTCCGAGATCTACCTGATCTCGCGGGAAGGAAAGGAGCTGGCGCGGCTCACCAACAACCACGCCATCGACGTCTCCCCGGCCTGGTCGCCGGACGGCTCCCGCATCGTCTTCGTCTCCGACCGCCTGGGCAAACCTCAGGTGTTCATAATGAATGCGGACGGCGGCAACGTGCACCGGCTCACCGCCAACGGCGCCTACAACGTCACGCCCCGCTGGTCGCCCAAAGGGGACCGGATCGTGTACGCGCGCCAGGGAGGAGGCGGGTTCCAGATCTACGCCATCAATGCGGACGGCACCCAGGACACCCAACTCACCAGCGCAGGTAGCAACGAGCACCCCCGCTTCTCGCCGGACGGCCGCTTCATCGTCTTCAGCTCCACCCGCGACGGCGCCGAGGCGATCTACCTGATGCGCGCCGACGGAAGCGGCCAGACCAGGGTATCCCCCAACAAGTCCCAGAATTCCCATCCGACATGGTCGGTAAATTGGTAA
- the pal gene encoding peptidoglycan-associated lipoprotein Pal, whose translation MRKMILGSLVVLTFGALLSAGCAKKDVVKTEEPISAAQSAPAPAPVQTQQQARPEAPAAQQPITETTPSREQPVAQETPKDAGKAQEVQAELQKVYFNFDSSDLSEEARASLSKNAEYLSRQAGTKVRIEGNCDERGSDDYNMALGERRAKSAKDYLVNLGIASDRLSTISYGEEKPADPGHDEAAWAKNRRDEFVIVK comes from the coding sequence ATGCGCAAGATGATTCTCGGATCCCTGGTTGTTCTGACTTTCGGAGCACTTCTTTCGGCCGGCTGCGCCAAAAAGGACGTCGTGAAAACAGAGGAGCCGATTTCGGCTGCCCAGTCCGCCCCCGCTCCGGCACCCGTGCAGACGCAGCAACAGGCACGGCCGGAGGCCCCCGCGGCGCAGCAGCCCATCACCGAGACCACTCCCAGCCGCGAGCAGCCCGTGGCCCAGGAAACCCCCAAAGATGCCGGCAAGGCGCAAGAAGTCCAGGCAGAGCTGCAGAAGGTCTACTTCAACTTCGACTCCTCCGATCTTTCGGAAGAAGCACGCGCTTCCCTCTCCAAAAACGCCGAGTACCTGAGCCGCCAAGCCGGGACCAAGGTGCGCATCGAGGGTAACTGCGACGAGCGCGGCTCCGACGACTACAACATGGCGCTGGGCGAAAGAAGGGCGAAGTCCGCCAAGGACTACCTGGTCAACCTGGGCATCGCCTCCGACCGTCTCTCCACCATAAGCTACGGCGAAGAGAAGCCCGCCGATCCGGGTCACGACGAGGCGGCCTGGGCCAAGAACAGAAGGGATGAATTCGTCATCGTCAAGTAA
- the ybgF gene encoding tol-pal system protein YbgF, giving the protein MQAMRVALGSLVLLAFFGCASQSELESVRRDSDEMKNRLFTMEKGLNETRAEVRDGVEKSLAGYRQSLESLQSDMSGFQKEMTGIRKGGADLQATLESARVDMQLLTGKVDDVRILAQKPADDIALLKEDLTKRLAALEERMAKMEKGVEEQAKKEAELQQAPEYLYQKGYEAMKEGNLPKARELFSSFLEHHPKHNLAANAQYWIGESYYSEKKFENAVLEFENVIKNYPNKDKAPAAMLKQGMAFRELGDSKSANYILKKLVEEHPKSEEAKIAREKYKIR; this is encoded by the coding sequence ATGCAGGCAATGAGAGTGGCACTGGGGTCACTGGTACTGCTCGCCTTTTTCGGTTGCGCCAGCCAGAGTGAACTCGAATCGGTGCGCCGCGATTCGGACGAGATGAAGAACCGCCTCTTCACCATGGAGAAGGGGTTGAACGAGACGCGCGCCGAAGTAAGGGATGGGGTGGAGAAATCGCTGGCTGGTTACCGCCAGAGCCTCGAATCTCTGCAGTCCGACATGTCCGGGTTCCAGAAGGAGATGACGGGAATCAGGAAAGGGGGCGCCGACCTTCAGGCGACCCTGGAGAGCGCCCGGGTCGACATGCAGCTTTTGACCGGGAAGGTGGACGACGTGCGCATCCTGGCCCAGAAGCCGGCTGACGACATCGCGCTCTTGAAAGAAGACCTGACCAAGCGTCTTGCCGCACTCGAAGAGCGGATGGCCAAGATGGAAAAGGGGGTCGAGGAGCAGGCGAAAAAGGAGGCCGAACTGCAGCAGGCGCCCGAGTACCTCTACCAGAAGGGGTACGAAGCGATGAAGGAGGGGAACCTCCCCAAGGCGCGGGAACTCTTTTCAAGCTTCCTGGAGCATCACCCCAAGCACAACCTGGCAGCGAACGCCCAGTACTGGATCGGCGAGAGCTACTACTCCGAGAAGAAGTTCGAGAACGCGGTGCTCGAGTTCGAGAACGTGATCAAGAACTACCCCAACAAAGACAAGGCTCCCGCCGCCATGCTGAAGCAGGGGATGGCCTTCAGGGAATTGGGCGACAGCAAGAGCGCCAACTACATCCTGAAGAAACTGGTGGAAGAGCATCCGAAGTCGGAAGAGGCTAAGATCGCCAGAGAGAAATACAAGATCAGATAG